From a region of the Besnoitia besnoiti strain Bb-Ger1 chromosome I, whole genome shotgun sequence genome:
- a CDS encoding hypothetical protein (encoded by transcript BESB_000380), whose product MSLRTSGVRAVWHSSVARGGLYSSSSGCTGHFSTSRRRAVSMQTRASSSFRFFNRMRDNAEPRSGSNETKWPSFFPSRAEDAHLPRSQGDSSACHAQLPPPSRSIGTLSTFPAGFSLNSLAASNKDPHLCRRHPDRYVGAGQQADEPRVADTRTPPSLACLETTSSVSPGLVVDFFWSRRHKQRNAGIHSAWQKQVYEHTLSKVQRLMSLSHAREELQRVHLDEGAVDPHIATPKLQETSSLSPPAVPVAPEERKSGETGDSCGLVQSGMQVEEFSADTPKKNQQGHASAEPMNAAFVTAGGDGVTGTVKGLSKTVSQTSLEQRQAEDKLGQAAEEQTVDLDVEVSEPFEGVASCAKRGRSQDFQASSDSFCGQKVMQEFMEATQTDTRKALLGQQEKEQRLSQIPKKTWDLLLAEAHTIGGSGASGWTAEEKRMLKELKRLEREEFTSRKPSDKPASQGLLIDPSVQKTEPACLRCGLQNGWLAGDYLATQKEGESAFLPSETVGADGGGARQRADGVFILPFNGGSSMKSDGRVSGEAIPGETPSRVADSSGERRQEANGKELRDISLSTDRGDQSKHVTWLRYEDLPTLDKQASRSSGAADGSQTPVEDTCDDWIRQVDEECSKIPPTALRTLSGNGGRELFSSSSSRADSFEEGNQMLPRVLVPRQREGGAAEIDGATARDSCKSSTPAASRFASAADVCQTPMRRDAEGCGTSTLGEPGKGLLASSRMWSHSLRNGDAVGGSRSWGRGAPGSSPGHAEEPDLSSSVSSSSATSCASFGGKAYNSVSHAAQGETGTGLSASPGGDCDAGGCTASQHSNAGRWKDSSSQDLAAAASERANVRAERILAEFRHLCDAAGHEVRRAHQELEKVRVIVQQVKERQNAMAAWVLKAGSASRKLHERADELSLAIDELRDDMRLFRVKMLRKGRDTEAAACRAFTETDRAALHAGRLDEKCGEAREMVQKTEAKVEAMEREWGALKAQCQRAEQRESDIERLQRSVRDLELGLSEIREAQKQQNRDKHLPRQIHEERNMGVTAAPGDFRKGVDAATSVWNLQGADEGPGTGSRETAFSCQSANQHQEDKPRGAQCPGVSGATHGQGASSRLPMMRAPTDVDTPLRRLPPLLFQRLSPASFPPLRQRAKQDGERPSDVSKLGGFPTEASLDKVTVVADKPDEAALQLRGPSCSRRPTPQRVQTREVSLRSVESDVSSPVLTCGAEQGTPKGSKTNPTQPATSAVMIGINLVSLLFCAGALWNLARLRNQENTFTCEDGFYPLSPTDDERDESLQIIGDRVSRLSTALYSCLHVVPERSRLAKELRERRRRESAQEAFKRQANQEDISKTLRADARPPQDGQLTKSDASG is encoded by the coding sequence ATGAGTCTGCGGACATCAGGTGTCAGAGCGGTGTGGCATTCCTCAGTTGCCCGTGGTGGCCTCTACAGCAGCTCTTCTGGCTGCACAGGTCACTTCAGTACCTCCCGAAGGCGGGCAGTATCTATGCAAACGCGAGCAAGCAGTTCTTTCCGTTTTTTTAACCGCATGCGAGACAATGCGGAACCACGTAGCGGTAGTAATGAGACAAAATGGCCCTCGTTCTTTCCCAGTCGTGCCGAAGATGCCCATTTGCCGCGTAGTCAGGGAGACTCCAGTGCCTGCCACGCACAGCTGCCCCCGCCGTCCAGGAGCATAGGAACGCTGTCAACGTTCCCGGCGGGATTCTCGCTGAATAGCCTAGCAGCGAGCAACAAAGATCCAcatctctgcaggcgccatCCAGATCGCTACGTTGGCGCAGGGCAGCAAGCGGACGAGCCCAGAGTCGCCGATACGCGCACGCCACCGAGCCTAGCTTGTCTCGAGACCACCTCGTCTGTGAGTCCAGGGCTCGTGGTGGATTTTTTCTGGAGTAGGAGGCACAAACAACGAAACGCAGGCATCCACTCCGCCTGGCAAAAACAAGTGTACGAGCATACTCTTTCGAAAGTTCAAAGGCTCATGTCGCTTTCACACGCAAGAGAAGAGCTGCAGCGTGTGCATCTTGACGAGGGGGCAGTCGATCCGCATATCGCCACTCCCAAGCTTCAAGAAACGTCGTCATTGTCACCACCCGCAGTCCCAGTGGCGCCTGAGGAGCGAAAGTCAGGAGAAACTGGCGACTCATGCGGGCTTGTGCAAAGCGGGATGCAGGTCGAAGAATTTTCAGCAGACACGCCCAAGAAAAATCAGCAGGGACATGCGTCTGCCGAACCGATGAACGCAGCATTTGTGACAGCGGGGGGAGATGGGGTAACAGGCACAGTGAAAGGACTGAGCAAGACTGTATCACAAACGTCTTTGGAGCAACGGCAGGCAGAGGACAAGTTGGGGCaagccgcagaggagcaGACAGTGGATCTTGATGTGGAGGTGTCTGAACCGTTTGAAGGGGTCGCAAGTTgcgcgaagagagggaggtCACAGGATTTCCAGGCAAGCAGTGACAGCTTTTGCGGTCAGAAGGTGATGCAGGAATTCATGGAAGCAACGCAGACTGACACGCGCAAGGCGTTGCTGGGTCAGCAAGAAAAGGAACAGAGGCTCAGTCAGATCCCGAAGAAAACGTGGGATTTGCTTTTGGCGGAGGCACACACTATCGGAGGTAGTGGGGCCAGTGGATGGACTGCGGAGGAAAAACGAATGCTAAAAGAGTTGAAGCGgttggagagagaggaattCACTTCTCGCAAACCGTCAGATAAACCTGCGTCGCAAGGTTTGCTAATCGATCCATCCGTGCAGAAGACAGAGCCAGCGTGCCTGCGCTGCGGGCTTCAGAACGGATGGCTGGCAGGTGACTATCTTGCCACGCAGAAGGAAGGGGAAAGCGCGTTTCTCCCTAGTGAAACCGTCGGTGCTGATggaggcggagctcgacAAAGAGCAGATGGTGTTTTTATTCTGCCGTTCAACGGAGGGAGCAGCATGAAATCGGATGGGAGAGTGAGTGGTGAGGCCATACCGGGCGAAACGCCTTCGCGAGTTGCAGATTCATCGGGTGAGCGCCGCCAGGAGGCGAACGGAAAAGAACTGAGAGACATCTCGCTTTCCACGGACAGGGGGGACCAGAGCAAGCACGTAACGTGGTTGCGTTACGAGGATCTTCCTACTCTAGACAAGCAAGCGTCTCGGAGTTCCGGGGCAGCTGACGGGAGTCAGACGCCGGTAGAGGACACCTGTGATGACTGGATACGGCAAGTAGATGAAGAGTGCAGCAAGATCCCACCAACAGCGTTAAGGACTCTCTCGGGAAATGGTGGACGAGAGCTATTCTCCAGCTCATCGAGTCGTGCTGACAGTTTTGAGGAAGGAAATCAAATGCTTCCGCGTGTCCTCGtgccgcgccagcgcgaaggcggagcggCCGAAATCGACGGGGCGACAGCTCGGGACAGCTGCAAATCCAGCACGCCTGCGGCCAGCCgcttcgcgtccgctgcggaTGTGTGTCAAACACCGatgcgcagagacgctgAAGGATGTGGTACATCTACATTGGGAGAGCCGGGGAAAGGCCTGCTTGCAAGCTCTCGCATGTGGTCTCATTCGCTGCGGAACGGCGACGCTGTCGGGGGGAGCAGAAGCTGGGGCCGCGGTGCTCCTGGAAGCTCCCCTGGCCATGCGGAGGAGCCTGACCTTTCCTCCAGCGTGTCCAGCTCTTCCGCAACGAGCTGTGCCAGTTTTGGTGGCAAGGCATATAACTCGGTTTCGCACGCGGCACAAGGAGAAACAGGGACGGGACTATCGGCGTCTCCGGGAGGGGACTGCGACGCTGGTGGCTGTACGGCAAGCCAGCACAGTAACGCCGGCAGATGGAAGGATTCTTCTTCACAAGACctggcagccgcggcgtctgagAGGGCTAACGTGCGTGCAGAGCGGATTCTGGCAGAGTTCCGGCATCTGTGTGACGCGGCAGGGCACGAAGTGCGGCGAGCCCATCAGGAGCTCGAGAAAGTGCGCGTGATAGTTCAGCAAGTGAAAGAGCGTCAGAACGCGATGGCAGCGTGGGTGCTGAAGGCTGGCTCAGCTTCGCGGAAATTGCACGAGCGTGCGGACGAGCTTTCGCTCGCTATCGATGAGCTGCGGGACGACATGCGTCTTTTCAGAGTCAAGATGTTGAGAAAGGGAAGAGACACTGAAGCAGCGGCATGTCGAGCGTTCACGGAGACCGATCGGGCGGCCTTACATGCAGGCCGGCTGGACGAGAAGTGTGGTGAAGCGAGGGAGATGGTCCAGAAAACAGAAGCGAAAGTGGAGGCGATGGAGAGAGAGTGGGGTGCGCTCAAGGCCCAGTGCCAACGGGCTGAACAGCGCGAATCAGATATCGAACGTCTTCAGAGATCAGTTCGAGATCTCGAACTGGGGCTCTCAGAAAtcagagaggcgcagaagcagcagaacCGCGACAAACATCTCCCACGGCAAATTCACGAAGAGAGGAATATGGGCGTCACAGCAGCCCCTGGAGACTTTCGCAAAGGCGTGGACGCTGCCACGAGTGTTTGGAACTTGCAGGGAGCGGACGAGGGTCCAGGCACCGGCTCTCGGGAGACAGCCTTTTCCTGTCAGTCTGCAAACCAGCACCAGGAGGACAAACCGCGTGGCGCACAGTGCCCCGGTGTTTCTGGTGCGACACACGGACAAGGAGCGTCTTCAAGGCTTCCTATGATGCGGGCACCGACAGATGTAGACACCCCCTTGCGGCGCCTACCTCCGCTCTTATTTCAGCGCCTGTCACCTGCCTCTTTTCCGCCGTTGCGGCAGCGTGCAAAAcaggacggcgagcgcccgAGCGACGTCAGCAAGCTGGGAGGTTTCCCCACGGAAGCATCCTTAGACAAGGTTACGGTTGTCGCTGATAAAccagacgaggcagcgctACAGCTGCGAGGTCCTTCgtgctcgcgccgccctaCCCCGCAGCGTGTTCAGACGCGAGAGGTGAGTTTGAGAAGCGTGGAAAGCGACGTTTCCTCACCTGTGCTCACGTGCGGGGCAGAGCAGGGGACGCCAAAAGGCAGCAAGACGAACCCGACACAGCCTGCCACCTCCGCGGTTATGATTGGGATCAACCTTGTATCGCTTCTCTTCTGTGCGGGGGCCCTTTGGAACTTGGCGAGACTGAGAAATCAAGAAAACACGTTCACGTGCGAAGACGGTTTTTATCCTCTGTCGCCGACGGACGATGAACGCGACGAGAGCTTGCAGATTATTGGCGACCgagtctctcgcctctcgacCGCTCTCTACTCTTGCTTGCACGTCGTACCAGAGCGGAGCCGCCTGGCGAAGGAGCtaagagagaggcgaagacgagagagcgcgcaggaggcgttCAAAAGACAAGCAAATCAAGAGGATATTTCGAAGACTCTCCGTGCGGATGCGCGCCCCCCCCAAGATGGGCAGCTGACAAAATCTGATGCTAGCGGCTGA